The following proteins are co-located in the Cupriavidus pauculus genome:
- a CDS encoding DUF3108 domain-containing protein: MRRWMAVIALVAVAHGLLLLGLLRVPIPSLPDPDTAPTMDAILLPPPRPPAPPPPATPPRRPAQSQAPAPVPEPAPDPAAPALATAESGDTTATAGSGGMGSAASGSAAPAAPPAPAEAPGPRYAAPPSVTLRYASFVNGVQNPDGIIRWEQDGQHYRLAVETRVLWFRFAFQSTGDMTERGLSPTRYEEARRSKVEVARFDHPSSMVVFETRGGQAPMPTAFQDRFSIFLQLVGWARGDPQRYVTPGATESFNVADTREIEGMQIQYVGDEDIDVGTEMVRTKHFVRLPRHANDKRRVEIWLAPSLNWMPARLRQTEPDGTQIDLVYRSREGR, encoded by the coding sequence GTGCGCCGCTGGATGGCCGTGATCGCGCTGGTGGCGGTCGCGCACGGGCTGTTGCTGCTTGGGCTGCTGCGTGTTCCGATCCCGTCGCTGCCTGACCCGGACACCGCGCCGACGATGGACGCGATCCTGCTGCCCCCGCCCCGGCCGCCTGCCCCGCCCCCGCCGGCCACACCCCCGCGCCGGCCCGCCCAGTCCCAGGCCCCCGCGCCCGTACCCGAACCTGCGCCAGACCCGGCGGCGCCTGCGCTGGCGACCGCGGAAAGCGGCGACACCACTGCCACGGCTGGTTCGGGCGGCATGGGCAGCGCCGCCTCGGGTTCGGCCGCGCCGGCGGCCCCGCCGGCCCCCGCCGAGGCACCCGGGCCGCGCTACGCGGCGCCGCCTTCGGTCACGCTGCGCTATGCCAGCTTCGTCAACGGCGTGCAGAACCCCGACGGCATCATCCGCTGGGAACAGGACGGCCAGCACTACCGCCTGGCCGTGGAAACGCGCGTGCTGTGGTTCCGCTTCGCGTTCCAGAGCACCGGCGACATGACCGAGCGCGGCCTGTCGCCCACGCGCTACGAAGAAGCCCGCCGCAGCAAGGTGGAGGTGGCGCGCTTCGACCATCCGTCAAGCATGGTCGTGTTTGAAACGCGTGGCGGACAGGCGCCGATGCCCACGGCCTTCCAGGACCGCTTCAGCATCTTCCTGCAACTGGTGGGCTGGGCGCGCGGCGACCCGCAGCGCTATGTCACGCCGGGCGCCACCGAGTCGTTCAACGTGGCCGACACCCGCGAAATCGAGGGCATGCAGATCCAGTACGTGGGCGACGAGGATATCGACGTCGGCACCGAGATGGTGCGTACCAAGCACTTTGTGCGGCTGCCGCGCCACGCCAACGACAAGCGGCGCGTGGAAATCTGGCTCGCGCCGTCGCTGAACTGGATGCCAGCGCGCCTTCGTCAGACGGAGCCCGATGGCACTCAGATCGATCTCGTCTATCGTAGTAGGGAAGGGCGGTGA
- a CDS encoding enoyl-CoA hydratase/isomerase family protein yields the protein MTTDANTLSPRLARYQALTLRRHGPVLEVIMGAAQSANRKLATADANMHRELAEIWRDVSADPDIRVALIRGEGKGFSAGGDLALVEDMANDFETRTRVWHEARDLVYNVINCDKPIVSAMHGPAVGAGLVAGLLADISIAARTARIVDGHTRLGVAAGDHAAIVWPLLCGMAKAKYYLMLCESVSGEEAERIGLVSLAVEEDELVAKAFEVANRLAAGSQTAIRWTKYALNNWLRMAGPAFDTSLALEFMGFSGPDVHEGMASLRQKRPPEFQ from the coding sequence ATGACGACCGATGCCAACACGCTGTCCCCCCGCCTGGCCCGCTACCAGGCCCTCACGCTGCGCCGCCACGGCCCGGTGCTCGAAGTGATCATGGGCGCGGCGCAGTCGGCCAACCGGAAGCTGGCCACGGCCGACGCCAATATGCACCGCGAGCTGGCCGAGATCTGGCGCGACGTGTCCGCCGATCCCGACATCCGCGTGGCGCTGATCCGCGGCGAGGGCAAGGGTTTCTCGGCCGGCGGCGACCTGGCGCTGGTCGAGGACATGGCCAACGACTTCGAGACCCGCACCCGCGTCTGGCACGAGGCGCGCGACCTCGTCTACAACGTCATCAACTGCGACAAGCCGATCGTGTCGGCCATGCACGGCCCGGCCGTGGGCGCCGGGCTGGTGGCGGGGCTGCTGGCCGACATCTCGATCGCGGCCCGCACCGCGCGCATCGTCGACGGCCATACGCGGCTGGGCGTGGCGGCCGGCGACCATGCCGCCATCGTGTGGCCGCTGCTGTGCGGAATGGCCAAGGCCAAGTACTATCTGATGCTGTGCGAGTCGGTCAGCGGCGAGGAAGCCGAGCGGATCGGCCTGGTATCGCTGGCGGTGGAAGAGGACGAACTGGTGGCCAAGGCATTCGAGGTGGCCAACCGGCTCGCGGCGGGGTCTCAGACCGCCATCCGCTGGACCAAGTACGCGCTGAACAACTGGCTGCGCATGGCCGGCCCCGCGTTCGATACCTCGCTGGCGCTTGAATTCATGGGCTTTTCGGGCCCCGACGTGCACGAAGGCATGGCGAGCCTGCGCCAGAAGCGGCCGCCCGAATTCCAGTAA
- a CDS encoding fumarylacetoacetate hydrolase family protein, with amino-acid sequence MKLATLKDGSRDGQLVVVSRDLKTAHFATDIAGKLQTVLDDWHFYSPQLQDLSDALNAGRARHPFPFQPRDCMAPLPRAYQWADGSAYVNHVELVRRARGAEMPPEFWTDPLMYQGGSDDFIGPQDDIVCPSEAFGIDFEAEVAVITGDVRMGATPEQAGEAIRLVLLANDVSLRNLIPAELGKGFGFFQSKPATAFSPVAVTPDELGDAWRERKVHRPMVVHWNSRKVGQPDCGTDMVFDFGQLIAHICKTRNVRAGSVVGSGTISNVDRSKGYCCIAEKRMLETIDGGKPETEFMKFGDAVRIEMFDADGKSIFGAIDQVVAPR; translated from the coding sequence ATGAAACTCGCCACCCTGAAGGACGGTTCGCGCGACGGCCAGCTCGTCGTCGTCTCGCGCGACCTGAAGACCGCGCACTTTGCCACCGACATCGCCGGCAAGCTCCAGACGGTGCTGGATGACTGGCATTTCTATTCGCCGCAGCTCCAGGACTTGTCCGACGCGCTCAACGCCGGGCGCGCGCGGCATCCGTTCCCGTTCCAGCCCAGGGACTGCATGGCGCCCCTGCCGCGCGCGTACCAGTGGGCCGATGGCTCGGCCTACGTGAACCACGTGGAACTGGTGCGCCGCGCGCGCGGCGCCGAAATGCCGCCCGAGTTCTGGACCGATCCGCTGATGTACCAGGGCGGCTCGGACGACTTCATCGGCCCGCAGGACGACATCGTCTGCCCCAGCGAGGCGTTCGGCATCGACTTCGAGGCCGAGGTGGCCGTGATAACGGGCGACGTGCGCATGGGCGCCACGCCCGAGCAGGCCGGCGAGGCCATCCGGCTCGTGCTGCTGGCCAACGACGTGTCGCTGCGCAACCTGATTCCGGCCGAGCTGGGCAAGGGCTTTGGCTTCTTCCAGAGCAAGCCGGCCACGGCGTTCTCGCCGGTGGCGGTCACGCCCGACGAACTGGGCGACGCCTGGCGCGAGCGCAAGGTGCACCGGCCGATGGTCGTGCACTGGAACAGCCGCAAGGTGGGCCAGCCCGACTGCGGCACCGACATGGTGTTCGACTTCGGCCAGCTGATCGCCCACATCTGCAAGACGCGCAACGTGCGCGCGGGCAGCGTGGTGGGATCGGGCACGATCTCGAACGTCGACCGCAGCAAGGGGTACTGCTGCATCGCCGAGAAGCGCATGCTGGAGACCATCGACGGCGGCAAGCCCGAGACCGAGTTCATGAAGTTTGGCGACGCGGTGCGCATCGAGATGTTCGACGCCGACGGCAAGTCGATCTTCGGCGCGATCGACCAGGTGGTGGCGCCGCGCTGA
- a CDS encoding IclR family transcriptional regulator — MTAVDDDDSRDDDARDDSKRAGIQSIEVGFRLLQALAASPRAMMLRDLAAAADMSPAKAHRYLVSFQRLGAVAQDAVSQRYDLGPFALQLGLAGLNRLDPVRKARPILSRLRDEIDQTAGIAVWGNHGPTIVHWEESSHPVSVSLRLGDVMPMLNSATGRLYGAYLSRRQTLPLIERELATRGDAALPDMPASLADYDAICASVRQQGAARTRGGVLPGINAISTPVFDANGHLAMGLIVLGAQSVFDAEWGGAVDRRVREIARQISSELGYLGDGQPSGRDETPS, encoded by the coding sequence ATGACCGCTGTGGACGACGACGATTCCCGCGACGACGATGCGCGCGACGACAGCAAGCGCGCCGGCATCCAGTCCATCGAGGTGGGATTCCGGCTGCTGCAGGCGCTGGCCGCCTCGCCGCGCGCCATGATGCTGCGCGACCTGGCCGCCGCCGCCGACATGAGCCCGGCCAAGGCCCATCGCTACCTGGTCAGCTTCCAGCGGCTTGGCGCGGTGGCGCAGGACGCCGTGAGCCAGCGCTACGACCTCGGGCCGTTCGCGCTGCAACTGGGGCTGGCCGGGCTGAACCGGCTGGATCCGGTGCGCAAGGCGCGGCCCATCCTGTCCCGGCTGCGCGACGAGATCGACCAGACCGCCGGCATCGCGGTGTGGGGCAACCACGGGCCGACCATCGTTCATTGGGAAGAATCGAGCCATCCGGTCAGCGTCAGCCTGCGGCTGGGCGACGTGATGCCGATGCTCAATTCGGCCACGGGGCGGCTCTATGGTGCGTATCTGTCGCGGCGTCAGACGCTGCCGCTGATCGAGCGCGAACTGGCCACGCGCGGCGACGCGGCGCTGCCGGACATGCCCGCGTCGCTGGCCGACTACGACGCGATCTGCGCCAGCGTGCGCCAGCAGGGCGCGGCCCGCACGCGCGGCGGCGTGCTGCCGGGCATCAACGCCATCTCGACCCCGGTGTTCGACGCCAACGGCCATCTGGCGATGGGCCTGATCGTGCTCGGCGCGCAGAGCGTATTCGATGCAGAATGGGGCGGCGCGGTGGACCGCCGCGTGCGCGAGATCGCGCGGCAGATTTCCTCGGAACTTGGTTATCTTGGCGACGGCCAGCCGTCCGGAAGGGACGAAACCCCCTCGTAA
- a CDS encoding PhaM family polyhydroxyalkanoate granule multifunctional regulatory protein: protein MFGQIPDFGNGFEFLRKLWATGSGMPSGLMPGLSAMTPPMDLDEVDKRIHDLKAVESWLQLNTNLLRTTIQGLEVQRATLVALQTFGNALSPEAMQSAMENVARAANAPSAHPPQHPHPFGTGQTVSQEQADAENDEPEDDEPADDGPAPADMAGDTAQAGGAAPMPPNASLWWDLLQRQFTQIASSAAAASAAAASTAPFGGMAGFGVPGAAGAEGVEPGVKGDPPARRKPADGKAAPKSAPAAKAKATKGTAPKRTAKGPKAGAKRASTGTRRARAATPDAPPVPGSPDDNFE from the coding sequence ATGTTTGGACAGATTCCCGATTTCGGCAACGGCTTCGAATTCCTGCGCAAGCTCTGGGCCACGGGCAGCGGCATGCCCAGCGGCCTGATGCCGGGGCTCAGCGCCATGACGCCGCCGATGGACCTCGACGAGGTAGACAAGCGCATCCACGACCTCAAGGCCGTGGAAAGCTGGCTGCAGCTCAACACCAACCTGCTGCGCACGACGATCCAGGGCCTGGAGGTGCAGCGCGCCACGCTGGTGGCGCTGCAGACGTTTGGCAACGCGCTGTCGCCCGAGGCCATGCAGAGCGCGATGGAGAACGTCGCCCGCGCCGCCAACGCGCCGAGCGCGCATCCGCCCCAGCATCCGCACCCGTTCGGCACCGGCCAGACCGTCTCCCAGGAGCAGGCCGACGCCGAGAACGATGAGCCCGAGGACGACGAACCGGCCGACGACGGCCCCGCACCGGCCGACATGGCCGGAGACACGGCCCAGGCCGGCGGCGCCGCGCCGATGCCGCCCAATGCGTCGCTCTGGTGGGACCTGCTCCAGCGCCAGTTCACGCAGATCGCCAGCAGCGCGGCGGCGGCCAGTGCGGCAGCGGCCAGCACCGCGCCGTTCGGCGGCATGGCTGGCTTCGGCGTCCCCGGCGCCGCGGGCGCGGAAGGCGTGGAGCCCGGCGTCAAGGGCGATCCGCCAGCCCGGCGCAAGCCCGCCGACGGCAAGGCCGCGCCCAAGTCCGCACCGGCCGCGAAGGCCAAGGCCACCAAGGGAACGGCCCCCAAGCGCACCGCCAAGGGCCCCAAGGCCGGCGCCAAGCGCGCATCGACGGGGACTCGCCGCGCCAGGGCGGCCACCCCGGACGCCCCGCCCGTGCCCGGTTCGCCCGACGACAACTTCGAGTGA